One Panicum virgatum strain AP13 chromosome 3N, P.virgatum_v5, whole genome shotgun sequence DNA segment encodes these proteins:
- the LOC120663805 gene encoding uncharacterized protein LOC120663805, whose protein sequence is MDRGIIAFFGTYRPPVPLDIFARPATPPQSPENDQPLIDGVSYNHNGRPIPPAALKELLTFLGKKNPQAVADYSPDDAAKGVVTGLVFVSERDNGLETLHVALYRDKQQPPKVLRMADIYGEDTFGGARMEDSGCFAGGFTAGGMTVGHSLLYVSTKEPASTRRTPWTIVYKTNLADGKTERLTPPDQYDLSPAVSPSGKMVAVANFQFHKWGGEIMHIKTDIVIMNVDKVAQGGLGRKIIIRNGGWPTWGSDTVLYFHRGTDFTNPATNRPDTRWSVFRYDLTTKQTVRVTPDTFDAMTPAAIDANKVVVATLRQSSAAAVVTQPRVEDQYRHIEVYDVTAPPDQAVKVTRTTQLSKADHYNPFVLDNGTRIGYHRCRMDHLLQNNGTVVPKTFNKLQTPPTHKDVGLFRVSGVFPSFSKDGSKLAFVDNEFKAVWVADSNGLRVVFETRGSNGVFSTSWNQNPDKDTLYVCVGPAFTLRSALEIYAITNVSTSRRPNKHRLTTGGFNNAFPSSSPDGSKFVFRSTCDRSGGARTDKNLYIMDDADVGEFGEGTVTRLTDGKWVDTHCSWSPSGDWIAFSSSRNSAPDAFTALDAGCFAIYLVSARDIKPGEVPVPVRVVQSSATFAGHVNHPVFSPDMRSIVFASDLAAVSTEPVSMPVFLHSVRPYGDIFSINLRDKDDITKNQDIQEYHRITHSRYEYSTPAWTTLGTVDPNEQWSMVHTGGEFKPACPYMHSDGGEGWHMAGHLTIQRRCC, encoded by the exons ATGGACCGCGGAATCATCGCCTTCTTTGGGACCTACAGGCCGCCGGTGCCGCTGGACATCTTCGCCCGACCTGCCACTCCGCCGCAGTCGCCCGAGAATGATCAGCCCCTCATCGACGGCGTCTCCTACAACCACAACGGCCGCCCCATCCCTCCGGCGGCACTGAAGGAGCTCCTCACGTTCCTGGGCAAGAAGAACCCCCAGGCGGTGGCGGACTACTCCCCGGATGACGCGGCCAAGGGCGTCGTCACCGGCCTGGTGTTCGTCTCCGAGAGGGACAACGGCCTCGAGACGCTCCACGTCGCCCTGTACCGCGACAAGCAGCAGCCGCCCAAGGTCCTGCGCATGGCCGACATCTACGGCGAAGACACCTTCGGAGGCGCGCGCATGGAGGACAGCGGCTGCTTCGCCGGCGGCTTCACGGCCGGCGGAATGACCGTTGGCCACTCGCTCCTCTACGTCTCCACCAAGGAGCCGGCGAGCACCCGGCGCACGCCGTGGACCATCGTGTACAAGACCAACCTTGCCGACGGCAAGACCGAGCGCCTCACTCCACCTG ATCAGTACGACTTGAGCCCGGCCGTGTCGCCGTCGGGGAAGATGGTGGCGGTGGCCAACTTCCAGTTCCACAAGTGGGGCGgcgagatcatgcacatcaagACCGACATCGTCATCATGAACGTCGACAAGGTTGCGCAGGGCGGCCTGGGGCGCAAGATCATCATCCGGAACGGCGGCTGGCCGACGTGGGGCAGCGACACCGTCCTCTACTTCCACCGCGGCACCGACTTTACGAACCCGGCCACCAACAGGCCCGACACCAGGTGGAGCGTGTTCCGGTACGACCTGACCACCAAGCAGACCGTCCGGGTGACGCCGGACACCTTCGACGCCATGACGCCCGCGGCCATCGACGCCAACAAGGTGGTGGTGGCCACCCTCCGCcagtcgtccgccgccgccgtcgtgaccCAGCCCCGGGTGGAGGATCAGTACCGCCACATCGAGGTCTACGACGTCACCGCGCCGCCGGACCAGGCGGTGAAGGTCACTCGGACGACCCAGCTGTCGAAAGCCGACCACTACAACCCCTTCGTGCTCGACAACGGCACCCGCATCGGCTACCACCGCTGCCGAATGGACCACCTGCTGCAAAAT AACGGAACTGTTGTCCCCAAGACCTTCAACAAGCTGCAGACCCCGCCGACGCACAAGGATGTGGGGCTCTTCAGGGTGTCCGGCGTGTTCCCGTCCTTCTCCAAGGACGGCTCCAAGCTCGCCTTCGTCGACAACGAGTTCAAGGCCGTGTGGGTCGCCGACAGCAATGGACTTCGCGTCGTCTTTGAA ACCAGGGGCTCCAATGGCGTCTTCTCGACGTCGTGGAACCAGAACCCAGACAAGGACACCCTGTACGTGTGCGTCGGCCCGGCCTTCACCCTCCGGAGCGCGCTGGAGATTTACGCCATCACGAACGTGTCGACGAGCCGCCGCCCCAACAAGCACCGGCTCACCACGGGGGGTTTCAACAACGCCTTCCCGTCGAGCAGCCCGGACGGGAGCAAGTTCGTGTTCCGGTCGACGTGCGACCGGTCCGGCGGCGCCAGGACGGACAAGAACCTCTACAtcatggacgacgccgacgTCGGCGAGTTCGGCGAGGGCACGGTGACGAGGCTCACCGACGGCAAGTGGGTGGACACCCACTGCAGCTGGTCCCCCAGCGGCGACTGGatcgccttctcctcctcccgcaACAGCGCCCCGGACGCGTTCACAGCCCTCGACGCCGGCTGCTTCGCCATCTACCTGGTGAGCGCCAGGGACATCAAGCCCGGCGAGGTGCCCGTGCCGGTGCGCGTGGTCCAGAGCTCGGCCACCTTCGCCGGGCACGTCAACCACCCGGTGTTCAGCCCGGACATGCGCAGCATCGTCTTCGCgtccgacctcgccgccgtctccaCCGAGCCCGTGTCCATGCCCGTCTTCCTGCACTCGGTCCGGCCCTACGGCGACATCTTCTCCATCAACCTCCGCGACAAGGACGACATCACCAAGAACCAGGACATCCAGGAGTACCACCGCATCACGCACAGCCGCTACGAGTACTCCACGCCGGCGTGGACCACGCTCGGCACCGTCGACCCCAACGAGCAGTGGAGCATGGTGCACACCGGCGGCGAGTTCAAGCCGGCGTGCCCGTACATGCACTCTGACGGGGGAGAGGGATGGCACATGGCAGGACACCTCACCATCCAAAGGAGGTGCTGCTAG